A single region of the Nicotiana sylvestris chromosome 6, ASM39365v2, whole genome shotgun sequence genome encodes:
- the LOC138871352 gene encoding uncharacterized protein, with amino-acid sequence MKRKKDSERREPKKEKNLVLKAERSDSSDEESDMAYLTKRFQNMIRRNGGIPKWDSSSKTRNNDLCHGCGKLGHFIKDCPLTKQEQYKQNPDKTGKRNMVPEKRFNRKSAADNIVKRALAAWGDSSSESERESDVENNSMMVVEIEATKYNHYSR; translated from the coding sequence atgaaaagaaagaaagacagtgaaagaagagagcctaagaaggaaaagaacctggtgctTAAGGCTGAAAGGAGTGATTCAAGTGATGAAGAGagtgacatggcctatcttactaagagatttcaaaaTATGATTCGAAGAAATGGTGGCATACCAAAGTGGGACAGTTCAAGCAAAACAAGGAACAACGATCTTTGTCACGGATGTGGAAAGctagggcatttcatcaaagactgccctCTCACAAAACAGGAGCAGTACAAGCAAAATCCTGACAAAACTGGAAAAAGGAACATGGTTCCAGAGAAAAGATTCAATCGAAAAAGTGCTGCAGACAATATCGTTAAGCGGgctcttgctgcttggggagactcctcaAGTGAATCTGAAAGAGAATCAGATGTAGAAAATAATTCCATGATGGTAGTGGAAATTGAAGCAACAAAGTACAATCACTATTCGCGCTGA